One Comamonas endophytica DNA window includes the following coding sequences:
- a CDS encoding transposase, translated as MPRTLRTCAPQFKAELITACLQPGASIAVAAHEHGLNANVLYRWLEEHWLSRHQIACDMAPAS; from the coding sequence GTGCCGCGCACGCTCCGCACCTGTGCACCACAGTTCAAGGCCGAACTGATCACCGCATGCCTGCAGCCCGGTGCATCGATTGCCGTCGCGGCGCATGAACATGGCCTGAATGCCAATGTGCTGTATCGCTGGCTCGAGGAGCATTGGCTAAGCCGGCACCAGATCGCCTGCGATATGGCACCCGCGTCTTAG